A DNA window from Takifugu flavidus isolate HTHZ2018 chromosome 15, ASM371156v2, whole genome shotgun sequence contains the following coding sequences:
- the pigr gene encoding polymeric immunoglobulin receptor isoform X2, translated as MTKLFTLILILLAGLPDLHCHVTTADHEMLVLEGQSVTFPCHYEPQYASYVKYWCQGRMREFCTSLARTGDAGAAKPGEKVSAVDDQVQQVFTVTMNNLTEADSGWYMCGVEIGSGWTADVASFVYIRVIHGLSTVNNQLRGEEGSSVTFECLYSERYRETAKKWCRAGDWSSCVVTGSDGRYEDASVALSDDRIGSVAVTLKKLQTRDTGWYWCSVGEHKLSVHVQATPPTTSAESLTSTLTPAQAAADPPPGLITGQSGSSHIPETLLVCSSLTFLAITIVLAAKLWKMRNRPYLLVEQEASLRQIHVDKSHMPLQMTFTKPYPD; from the exons ATGACGAAGCTCTTCACACTCATCCTCATCTTGCTAGCTGGGCTCCCAG ACCTCCACTGTCATGTGACCACCGCTGACCACGAGATGCTCGTCCTGGAGGGTCAGTCCGTCACATTCCCCTGCCATTACGAGCCCCAGTACGCCAGCTACGTGAAATACTGGTGTCAAGGGCGCATGAGGGAGTTCTGCACCAGCTTGGCTCGGACGGGCGACGCCGGCGCAGCCAAACCGGGGGAGAAGGTCAGCGCCGTCGACGATCAGGTCCAGCAGGTGTTCACGGTGACCATGAACAACCTGACGGAGGCGGACTCCGGGTGGTACATGTGTGGCGTGGAGATAGGCAGCGGGTGGACGGCTGATGTCGCCTCCTTCGTTTACATCAGGGTGATTCATG GTCTGTCCACAGTCAACAACCAgctgaggggggaggaaggaagcagcGTTACATTTGAGTGCCTCTACAGTGAGAGATACAG AGAAACTGCGAAGAAGTGGTGTCGCGCCGGCGACTGGAGCTCCTGTGTAGTGACGGGTTCTGACGGCAGGTACGAAGACGCCTCCGTGGCCCTCAGCGATGACAGAATTGGGTCTGTCGCTGTAaccctgaagaagctgcagacGAGAGACACCGGCTGGTACTGGTGTTCAGTGGGAGAGCACAAGCTCTCTGTGCACGTGCAGGCCACGCCTCCAACCACTT CGGCAGAATCTCTGACATCCACTCtgacaccagctcaggctgcgGCAGACCCACCACCGGGACTCATCACCGGGCAGTCGGGGAGCAG TCACATCCCGGAGACTTTGCTGGTGTGCTCCTCTCTGACGTTCCTCGCCATCACCATCGTTTTGGCAGCAAAGCTGTGGAAGATGCGCA ATCGTCCGTATCTGTTGGTGGAGCAGGAGGCCTCACTGAGGCAAATTCACGTGGACAAGTCTCACATGCC GCTGCAGATGACCTTTACGAAGCCGTACCCGGATTAG
- the pigr gene encoding polymeric immunoglobulin receptor isoform X1 yields the protein MTKLFTLILILLAGLPDLHCHVTTADHEMLVLEGQSVTFPCHYEPQYASYVKYWCQGRMREFCTSLARTGDAGAAKPGEKVSAVDDQVQQVFTVTMNNLTEADSGWYMCGVEIGSGWTADVASFVYIRVIHGLSTVNNQLRGEEGSSVTFECLYSERYRETAKKWCRAGDWSSCVVTGSDGRYEDASVALSDDRIGSVAVTLKKLQTRDTGWYWCSVGEHKLSVHVQATPPTTSVTSLSSAAESLTSTLTPAQAAADPPPGLITGQSGSSHIPETLLVCSSLTFLAITIVLAAKLWKMRNRPYLLVEQEASLRQIHVDKSHMPLQMTFTKPYPD from the exons ATGACGAAGCTCTTCACACTCATCCTCATCTTGCTAGCTGGGCTCCCAG ACCTCCACTGTCATGTGACCACCGCTGACCACGAGATGCTCGTCCTGGAGGGTCAGTCCGTCACATTCCCCTGCCATTACGAGCCCCAGTACGCCAGCTACGTGAAATACTGGTGTCAAGGGCGCATGAGGGAGTTCTGCACCAGCTTGGCTCGGACGGGCGACGCCGGCGCAGCCAAACCGGGGGAGAAGGTCAGCGCCGTCGACGATCAGGTCCAGCAGGTGTTCACGGTGACCATGAACAACCTGACGGAGGCGGACTCCGGGTGGTACATGTGTGGCGTGGAGATAGGCAGCGGGTGGACGGCTGATGTCGCCTCCTTCGTTTACATCAGGGTGATTCATG GTCTGTCCACAGTCAACAACCAgctgaggggggaggaaggaagcagcGTTACATTTGAGTGCCTCTACAGTGAGAGATACAG AGAAACTGCGAAGAAGTGGTGTCGCGCCGGCGACTGGAGCTCCTGTGTAGTGACGGGTTCTGACGGCAGGTACGAAGACGCCTCCGTGGCCCTCAGCGATGACAGAATTGGGTCTGTCGCTGTAaccctgaagaagctgcagacGAGAGACACCGGCTGGTACTGGTGTTCAGTGGGAGAGCACAAGCTCTCTGTGCACGTGCAGGCCACGCCTCCAACCACTT CTGTCACGTCTTTGTCTTCAGCGGCAGAATCTCTGACATCCACTCtgacaccagctcaggctgcgGCAGACCCACCACCGGGACTCATCACCGGGCAGTCGGGGAGCAG TCACATCCCGGAGACTTTGCTGGTGTGCTCCTCTCTGACGTTCCTCGCCATCACCATCGTTTTGGCAGCAAAGCTGTGGAAGATGCGCA ATCGTCCGTATCTGTTGGTGGAGCAGGAGGCCTCACTGAGGCAAATTCACGTGGACAAGTCTCACATGCC GCTGCAGATGACCTTTACGAAGCCGTACCCGGATTAG
- the pigr gene encoding polymeric immunoglobulin receptor isoform X3 — protein MTKLFTLILILLAGLPDLHCHVTTADHEMLVLEGQSVTFPCHYEPQYASYVKYWCQGRMREFCTSLARTGDAGAAKPGEKVSAVDDQVQQVFTVTMNNLTEADSGWYMCGVEIGSGWTADVASFVYIRVIHGLSTVNNQLRGEEGSSVTFECLYSERYRETAKKWCRAGDWSSCVVTGSDGRYEDASVALSDDRIGSVAVTLKKLQTRDTGWYWCSVGEHKLSVHVQATPPTTSVTSLSSAAESLTSTLTPAQAAADPPPGLITGQSGSSHIPETLLVCSSLTFLAITIVLAAKLWKMRNRPYLLVEQEASLRQIHVDKSHMP, from the exons ATGACGAAGCTCTTCACACTCATCCTCATCTTGCTAGCTGGGCTCCCAG ACCTCCACTGTCATGTGACCACCGCTGACCACGAGATGCTCGTCCTGGAGGGTCAGTCCGTCACATTCCCCTGCCATTACGAGCCCCAGTACGCCAGCTACGTGAAATACTGGTGTCAAGGGCGCATGAGGGAGTTCTGCACCAGCTTGGCTCGGACGGGCGACGCCGGCGCAGCCAAACCGGGGGAGAAGGTCAGCGCCGTCGACGATCAGGTCCAGCAGGTGTTCACGGTGACCATGAACAACCTGACGGAGGCGGACTCCGGGTGGTACATGTGTGGCGTGGAGATAGGCAGCGGGTGGACGGCTGATGTCGCCTCCTTCGTTTACATCAGGGTGATTCATG GTCTGTCCACAGTCAACAACCAgctgaggggggaggaaggaagcagcGTTACATTTGAGTGCCTCTACAGTGAGAGATACAG AGAAACTGCGAAGAAGTGGTGTCGCGCCGGCGACTGGAGCTCCTGTGTAGTGACGGGTTCTGACGGCAGGTACGAAGACGCCTCCGTGGCCCTCAGCGATGACAGAATTGGGTCTGTCGCTGTAaccctgaagaagctgcagacGAGAGACACCGGCTGGTACTGGTGTTCAGTGGGAGAGCACAAGCTCTCTGTGCACGTGCAGGCCACGCCTCCAACCACTT CTGTCACGTCTTTGTCTTCAGCGGCAGAATCTCTGACATCCACTCtgacaccagctcaggctgcgGCAGACCCACCACCGGGACTCATCACCGGGCAGTCGGGGAGCAG TCACATCCCGGAGACTTTGCTGGTGTGCTCCTCTCTGACGTTCCTCGCCATCACCATCGTTTTGGCAGCAAAGCTGTGGAAGATGCGCA ATCGTCCGTATCTGTTGGTGGAGCAGGAGGCCTCACTGAGGCAAATTCACGTGGACAAGTCTCACATGCCGTAA